The DNA segment CACGATCCAACGCCGACTGCAAAAACTTCTTGAAGAATCACCTTCACCAGCACTTGATGGTGAAATTCGTGAAGAAATGGGTAATGCAGCAGTAAAAGCTGCGAAAGCAGTTGATTATTCCGGTGCTGGCACGGTAGAATTTATATATGACTACCGCAATCGTAAGTTTTATTTTATGGAAATGAACACGAGGATTCAGGTTGAGCATCCCGTAACAGAAATGGTCACTGGAATAGACCTCATTAAAGAACAAATTCGTGTGGCACAAGGCGAGAAGCTAACAGTAAATCAACAGGATGTTACATTTACTGGCTGGGCAATTGAGTGCCGGATTAATGCAGAAAATCCGGAAAAGAACTTTATGCCTTCTGCTGGTAAAATTAATATGTACCTACCGCCTGGCGGATTAGGTGTTCGTATTGATTCAGCGGCATATCCAGGGTATACTATTCCGCCTTATTATGATTCCATGATTGCGAAAGTTATCACATATGGCAGCACTAGGGAAGAGGCAATTTCCAGAATGAAACGTGCATTGAGTGAGTTTGTTGTAGAGGGAATCCATACAACGATTCCATTCCACTTAAAGTTACTTGATCATGAAACATTCGTTGACGGACAATTCAATACGAAATTCCTAGAATTGCATGATGTGATGAAGACTATCTAATATCTGGAGGTGTTACGAATGAGCGAATTTAGTGTTTTAGAAATGGACCAAGGAAATAACGGTCATGGTAAAATTGAAATTGCTCCTGAAGTGATTGAAGTAATTGCCGGTATTGCTGCTGCTGAAGTAGAAGGTGTTGCGGGCATGAGAGGCAACTTTGCAACAGGGGTTGTAGAACGATTAGGCAAGAAAAATCACGGTAAAGGTGTTAAGGTCGAACTGACCGAAACAGGGATTAAAGTAGATGTATACTGCATGATGAAGTTTGGGGTATCCATCCCTTCTGTTGCTGGTAAAGTCCAAGACAATATTCGTCAAGCATTACTAAATATGACTGCTTTAGATGCTGAAGAAGTGAACATTCATGTAGTTGGGATTCAATTTGAAAACCAAAAGCATGAGCCAGAAGTAGATCAAGAAGTATAACCTACAAAAACCAAAGGAGAGATTCCTTTGGTTTTTCTATTTATCTAACTATTCTAAAAAAATGTGGGAATTTGAAAAATATAATCCTTACAGTGCGAATCCAATTTAGTTATGCTATTATCTTTTTATGTGAAAACTATCTTGAAGTTGAATTCCTGTACTATGTATGAAAAATAGACAAAAATTATTTAATATATCTAAAGGAGTTAACGTTATAATGAAAAGAAGAACAGCAAGGGAAAAAGCGCTACAGGCTCTGTTTCAAATCGATGTAAGCAATACTGATCCATCATTAGCGATTGAACATGTATTAGAGGGGGAAATGGGAGACGAATACTTATCAAACCTAGTTATAGGAGTAGTAGAACACAAAGAAGAAATTGACAAGCTAATAATCGAAAACCTAGAAAAGTGGTCTATGGACCGTTTGGCAACAGTGGATCGAAACTTATTGAGAATTGCTACGTATGAATTAAAGTTTTATCGAAATGAAGTTCCTGAAAATGTTATTTTAGATGAAGCCATTGAGATAGCTAAAATTTACGGGGATGACCAATCAAGCAAATTTATTAATGGAGTTCTTTCAAAGGTGAAACAAACGCTTCTTGCCAATTAATTGATTGGTTTCACTCCTAGCATAGGGAGAGTTGAAAATGACAGCCACAATTATTAATGGAAAAGAGATCGCCGAGAAAAAAAGAGTAGAAATTGCTGAAGAGGTTAAATGGATAAAAAGGCAAGGGGTCACACCCGGGTTAGCGGTTATCCTTGTCGGTAATGACCATGCTTCTCGAACATATGTAACAAATAAAGAAAAGGCTTGTAAACAGCTAGGGATGAAATCACTATTAATTGAAATGCATGAGGAGGTTTCAGAAGAAGAACTTCTTCTAAAGATTAGTGAGTTAAACGAAGATCCTGAAGTACATGGAATCTTAGTTCAATTGCCTCTTCCTAAACATATCGATGAAAAAAAGGTGATTGAATCCATTTCTCCATTAAAAGATGTGGATGGGTTTCATCCTATAAATATTGGCAGGATGATGACAGGACAGAATGCTTTCCTCCCTTGTACACCATATGGGATTATGGTTTTACTTGAAGAGGCGGGCATATCCATTCCAGGAAAACATGTTGTGGTTGTAGGGCGGAGTAATATCGTAGGTAAGCCTGTAGGTCAATTATTCTTAAATCAGCATGCAACAGTCACATACTGTCATTCAAAGACCAGGGACTTAAAGTTACATACCAATCAAGCAGATATCCTTGTTGCTGCAGTTGGCATTCCAAACTTCATAAAGGCTGAACATGTTAAAGATAATGCAGTTGTTATCGATGTAGGGATTAACAGGAATGAGGCAGGTAAGCTTTGTGGAGATGTTGCTTTTGATGAAGTAAGTAAAAAAGCAGGATATATTACTCCAGTTCCAAAGGGAGTAGGCCCCATGACGATTACCATGCTAATGTACAATACCTTAAAGTCAGCCGCTGAAAGTCTAAACCGAAATAAGTAGGTGTTTGTCCTTATCTTTTATTCCTTTTGTTCTTTTTAAGTCAATCTTTCTGACAAAAAAAAGAGCAAAATGTATAATGGATAAGGACAATTTCAGCTAATCAGCCGAAAAGAGGATTAGAAATGCAGGAACAAAGATATTTATCTGTGAATGCTTTAACCAAATACATAAAAAGAAAATTTGATGCAGATCCCCATTTGCGAGATATTCATGTAAGAGGGGAGATTTCAAATTTTAAACAACATTCGAGTGGACATATGTATTTTACATTAAAGGATGAGAAAGCTCGGATTCTTGCGGTGATGTTCTCCAGTCAATCCCGTCTTATGAAATTTGCTCCTGAAAACGGGATGAAGGTAATCGTAAAGGGAGATATTTCTGTATACGAACCAAGCGGACAATATCAAATTTATATTAAGGAAATGCGCCCAGAAGGTATTGGGGAATTGTTTTTAGCCTATGAGCAGTTAAAACAGCGTCTTGATGCAGAAGGCTTATTCGCAGCTGAAACCAAAAAGCCTATACCGATGTATCCAAGAACAGTTGGTGTAATTACTTCCCCAACAGGTGCTGCAATTAGAGATGTCATTACAACCATTAAACGACGCTATCCCATTGCAAATATTCTCGTTTTCCCAGCACTTGTGCAAGGTGAAAATGCGGCTCCTTCCATTGTTAAGGCAATTGAAAAGGCAAATACCATGAACGAAATTGATGTATTAATTGTTGGACGTGGCGGAGGCTCAATTGAGGAGTTATGGGCATTCAATGAAGAAATAACAGCACGTGCGATTTTTTTATCTAAAATCCCAATTATATCTGCTGTTGGTCATGAAACAGACTTCACCATTGCCGATTTTGTTGCTGATTTGCGGGCTCCTACTCCTACAGGTGCTGCGGAGCTTGCGGTTCCACATATTGATGAATTAATGGACAGAATACTTCAGCGGCAAACCCGACTGCTTCGTGCCATGAAGGGGAAATTTCAATTTGAAAATGAACGATTACATCGTGCAAAAAAATCCTATGCTTTTCGTTACCCACATCGTTTATATGAACAGAAATTGGAACAGGTTGACAAATTAACAGAGATGCTTGTTCGTGGGACCTCGAGATTATCATTAATAAAAAAAGGTCAGTATGAACTTCTACATAAACGGCTACAACGAAACCATCCAAGAGAAATGATTCTTGAATCAACGAGCCGTTTGGAGCGTTCTCAAAAAGAAATGGACCGCTCTATGATGCAAATATTAACAACGAAAAAAAATGATTTTAACCGGGTGTTATCGACCTTACAAGCATTAAGTCCATTAAAAATCATGGAACGTGGGTATAGTTTGGCTTATTCGGAGGATAACCGTTTGGTGAAAAGTGTAAAACAGGTAAGTGTGAATGAACTGGTACAAATCCAATTAACTGATGGTAGTCTTTTCTGTAAAGTGGAGAATATAAAGGGGAGCGAAAAAAGTGACAAATGAAAAAAAGTTATCCTTTGAAGATGCAATGACAAAGTTAGAACAAATCGTAGATAAACTTGAAGAAGGAGATGTACCTTTGGAAGAGGCGATTCTTTTTTATAAAGAGGGGATGGAATTATCTAAGCTTTGTCATGATAAATTGAAAAGTGTGGAAGAGCAACTTACTCAAATCATTACGGAGGATGGACGTAAAGAGAATTTTTCTATTGAAGGGGAGGAATAAGACTTGGAAACTAGGGCTTTAGAAACATTTGCGCAAGAGTATAAACAACTACTTGAAGATGAGCTTCGAAGGCTGGTTGAAAAGCTTAAGGCTCCTCCTATTATTAAGGAATCAATGATTTATTCTCTAGAAGCAGGAGGCAAAAGAATTCGCCCTTTATTATTGTTTGCTACCTTAGACGCGTTTGGAATGAATCCTAAAAAAGGGCTGTTAGCTGCCGCTGCAATTGAAATGATTCATACCTATTCCTTAATCCACGATGATCTACCAAGTATGGATAATGATGACTTAAGAAGAGGAAAACCGACCAATCATAAGGTCTTCGGCGACGCCATCGCGATTTTAGCTGGAGATGCCTTATTAACTTATAGTTTTGAAGTAATAAGTCAGCTTCCAACCGACGTTTTCTCAGCCGCTACAAAGCTTAAATTAGTTGTTGAATTGGCAAAAGCATCTGGAACGGAAGGGATGGTCGGTGGACAAGTGGCAGACATGGAAGGGGAAGCCAAATCACTTACCCTTCAAGAGCTGGAGTACATACATATTCATAAAACAGGTAAGCTGCTTGGATTTAGTGTCTTGGCTGGAGGGATTATGGCAGGTGCTAATCAAGAACAGCTTCATAACCTATCAAGGTTTGCCCATCATCTGGGACTTGCCTTTCAAATTCAAGACGATATCCTCGATTTAGTTGGGAATGAAGAAATAATTGGTAAACCTGTAGGAAGTGATACTACCAATCTAAAAAGTACATATCCTCAATTGTTAACCATGGAAGGTGCAAGAACAGCGCTGAAAGACCAAATCACCTCAGCGAAGGAAAATCTGGAGAGGACAGGCTTAAATACCCAACTGCTAAGAGAAATCACTGATTTAGTAGCATCTAGGGATCACTAACAAAGGCTATTTGAGGCAATGAACTAAGTGTGTTATAATTATTTTCAATGTAGAAAACGTTGACAATGCCGTTATCACTTAGTGTTAGCGGCTATTTTTTCAGGAAAAGTGTTATGATAAATAATAAGATATTAAAACTGATGTATAGATAGAAAAAGTATGAAAGTGAGTGGTCCAAAAATGGATCTGTTATCAATAAAAGACCCATCCTTTTTAAAAGGATTGACAAATAAAGAGTTGGAGGCTTTAAGTCAGGATATTCGTCAATTCTTGGTCGAAAAGCTGTCTGTGACTGGAGGCCATATTGGACCAAATTTAGGTGTAGTTGAACTAACAATTGCTTTACATAAATGTTTTGACAGTCCAAGGGATAAGATTATTTGGGATGTAGGACATCAGTCCTATGTTCATAAAATCTTAACCGGCAGAGCATGTGAATTTGATACTTTACGTCAATATAAAGGCCTATGTGGGTTTCCAAAACGGATTGAAAGTGAACATGACGTTTGGGAGACAGGACATAGTTCAACCTCACTATCTGCAGCTATGGGAATGGCGATTGCCAGGGATATAAAAAAGGAAAACTCCTTTGTTATTCCTGTGATTGGTGATGGTGCCTTAACTGGTGGAATGGCATTAGAAGCTTTAAACCACATTGGCCATGAAAAAAAGGATATGATCGTTATATTGAATGATAACGAAATGTCCATTGCGCCTAATGTTGGGGCATTGCATAATATCCTTGGTCAATTGAGAACAGCAGGGAAATATCAATGGGTGAAAGACGAACTAGAAGTGATATTGAAAAAAGTTCCCGCTGTTGGTGGTGTTCTTGCAGCCACTGCTGAACGCGTAAAAGATAGTCTTAAATATTTATTTGTTTCTGGTATGTTTTTTGAAGAACTTGGTTTTACTTATTTAGGACCAATTGATGGTCATAACTTTGATGACTTATTTGAAAACCTTGCCTATGCGAAAAAAACAGAAGGCCCTGTACTCCTTCATGTGATTACGAAGAAGGGGAAGGGATATAAGCCTGCAGAAAGCGATAAGACGGGTACTTGGCATGGTACAGGCCCATATAAAATGGATACAGGTGATTTTGTAAAGCCGGCGAAAGCACAGCCACCAGCATGGAGCAGTTTGGTTAGTGAGACCGTTCGAAAACTCGCTCGAGTGGACGATAGAATTGTGGCCATTACCCCCGCAATGCCTGTTGGATCAAAGCTTGAAGGTTTTGCTAGTGAGTTTCCTGATCGAATGTTTGATGTAGGGATTGCTGAGCAACATGCTGCTACGGTTGCTGCAGGATTGGCTACGCAAAATATGAAGCCTTTTCTAGCTATTTATTCCACTTTCTTACAGCGAGCATACGACCAGGTTGTACATGATATTTGCCGCCAAAACTTAAACGTATTTATTGGAATAGACCGGGCAGGTTTAGTAGGCGCAGATGGTGAAACACACCAGGGCGTATTTGATATTGCTTTTCTAAGGCATGTACCTAATATCGTTTTAATGATGCCGAAGGACGAAAACGAAGGTCAACATATGGTTTATACAGCGTTAAATTATGATGATGGACCTATTGCGATGAGATTTCCACGTGGAAATGGTGTAGGGGTACCAATGGATGAGGAATTCAAGAAGATCCCTATTGGCACTTGGGAGGTCTTAAAAGAAGGTGATGATGCGGCTATTTTAACCTTCGGAACAACGATTCCAATGGCGATGGAAGCGGCTAAGATTCTTGAAAAGCGAGGAATCTTTGTAAAAGTCATTAATGCTCGGTTCATAAAACCTCTTGATGAAAAGATGCTACTAGGTTTGTTAGAAAAAAATATCCCTCTCCTTACCGTGGAAGAAGCGGTATTACAAGGTGGATTTGGAAGTTCCGTTCTTGAATTTGCGCATGACCAAGGCTTTGCTCAGGCATTAATAGACCGAATCGGTATTCCAGACCAATTTATTGAACATGGGGATGTAGGGTTACTATTGGAAGAAATAGGATTAACTACTGAAGAAGTGGTCAAAAAAGTGTCTACAATGGCAAGGAAAAAACAGCAAAGGGCATAAATAATGAAAAATAAAGAACGATTAGATGTATTACTCGTGGAGCGAGGTTTAATTGAGACACGAGAAAAAGCAAAAAGAGCGATTATGGCAGGGCTTGTATACACAAATGAAGAGCGGTTGGATAAACCTGGTGAAAAAGTGAAGGTGGACATTCCTCTAAATATCAAAGGAAATACGATGCCATACGTCAGTCGAGGCGGGTTGAAACTTGAAAAGGCACTAAAAGTATTCGATGTAAGTGTAACAGGAAAGGTTCTGCTTGATATCGGTGCTTCTACAGGCGGTTTTACAGATTGCGCTTTACAAAATGGGGCAAAAATGTCATATGCGCTTGACGTAGGCTACAATCAGCTTGCTTGGAAGCTTAGACAGGATGAACGTGTTGTGGTTATGGAACGGACAAACTTTCGTTATGTAACTCCCTCAGATCTCGCTGGGGAAATGCCGAATTTTGCTTCTATTGACGTGTCTTTTATTTCCTTAACTCTAATTTTACCAGTATTAAAAACACTACTGATCCCAGGTAGTGATATTATTGCGCTTATTAAGCCTCAATTTGAAGCAGGCCGTGATCAGGTCGGTAAAAAAGGAATTGTTCGTGACGAGAAGGTTCATTTACAAGTCATTGAAAAAATCATTCATTTTTCCGTTAAAGAAGGATATATAGTAACTAATCTTTCCTATTCACCAATTACAGGTGGCGATGGGAATATTGAATTTTTACTACACTTAAAATGGGAAGGTGAGCGGGAACTCGGTGAAAGTAATCTCCCTATCGGACCAATGGATATCGTAAAACAGGCTCATCTAGAATTTAAAACGAAACAGACACCAGAAGGATAGGCAATTGCTTATCCTTTTATGTATATGAATGTATTTTTATAAAGGATTTTCATGTACAACTTTAGGAAAATGGGCTAACATATGAAATATATACGACATTTTAGTACAGAATACTCTGATGTTTTTAAAGACTATGGGGTGAAAGAATGAATAAAGGTCAACGTCATATTAAAATTAGAGAAATTATTGCCAGCAACGATATTGAGACTCAGGATGATTTGGTCGATGAGCTGAAAAATGCTGGTTACAATGTGACACAAGCCACCGTTTCACGTGATATTAAAGAACTTCATTTAGTAAAGGTTCCATTGATTGATGGGCGTTATAAATACAGCCTTCCAGCGGATCAGCGTTTTAATCCATTGCAAAAGTTAAAAAGATCTTTAATTGATGCTTTTGTAAGAATCGATCCTGCGGGGCATTTACTGGTTATGAAATGTTTGCCAGGTAATGCTATGGCAATTGGTGCCCTCATTGACAATCTGGATTGGGAAGAAATATTAGGAACGATCTGTGGTGACGATACAATGTTAATTATTTGTCGAACACCAGAAGATACAGAAGTCATTACAAATCGGTTCCTTGACATGCTTTAATTGGGGGAGAGTTCGTTGTTAGCAGAACTATCAATAAAAAACTTTGCGATAATCGAATCCCTTTCCATTTCCTTTGAAAAGGGATTAACTGTATTAACCGGAGAAACAGGCGCAGGAAAATCTATAATCATTGATGCCATCCATTTATTGGTGGGCGGCAGAGGATCCGCTGAATTTGTGCGTCATGGTGAGGAGAAGGCTGAAATAGAGGGGCTTTTTCAACTAGATGATCCAAATCATCCAATTATTTCGAAATCATTAGAATTTGGTATAGAAATTGAAGAAGGTATGGTGGTTCTAAGACGAGACATATCACGAACCGGAAAAAGTGTTTGTCGAATCAATGGAAAGCTTGTTACCATATCAACCCTTCGTGAAATAGGTTCCACTCTTGTAGATATTCATGGGCAACATGAACATCAAGAGTTAATGGATGAAACGATACATTTATCATTGCTCGATCAGTTTGGTTCCGAGGAAATTGCAGGTTCACATGCAGAATATCTAGATGTCTTTCGAAGGTACGAGCAAACACTTCAAAAGCTAAAGTCATTAAGTGAGAATGATCAACAAACTGCACACCGACTAGATTTGATTCAATTTCAATTAGACGAAATTCAAAAAGCCAATCTAAAACTTCATGAAGATGAAGAGCTTTCAGAAGAAAGAAGAAAGTTAGGGAATTTTGAAAGGACGTTTGAGGCCATCCAATCGAGTTATACGGCCTTGCATGGGGAGCAGCGAGGACTAGACTGGCTAAGTATGGTCATGGGATACCTAGAAGATGCTGCGGCGCTAGACACAACGTATAAAGATATATTTGAAGCTGTTTCGAATAGCTATTACCAGCTAGAAGATGCTGCGAGAACTTTACGAAATGAACTGGATGGGTTAGAATACGATCCGCAAAGGTTAAATGAAATTGAGGATCGACTAAATGAAATTAACCAGTTAAAACGTAAATATGGTAAAACGATTAATGATATTGTTGAATATGCAGCAAAGATTGAAGAAGAAATTGAAACCTTACAGAACAAAGAAACTCATATTTCTGAATTAGAAAAAGAATTATCTTCCATCAAAAAAGATCTGATTCTTGAGGCTAAGCAGTTATCTGAAATCCGTCATAAGTGGGCAGATAAACTTACGAAGCTTATTCATAAGGAATTGAAGGAATTATACATGGCCAAGACTATATTTGAAATGCGGTTTGAAACGGATTTTGAGCATTTCTCTAAAACAGGAGTGGACCATGTGGAATTTTATATTTCGACTAACCCTGGTGAGCCACTGAAGCCTTTGTCACGGGTTGCTTCAGGGGGAGAATTATCAAGGATTATGTTGGCCCTCAAGAGTATTTTTTCTCAACACCAAGGTGTTACCTCTATTATTTTTGATGAGGTAGATACCGGTGTCAGCGGAAGAGTAGCTCAATCCATCGCAGAAAAGATTTACAAGGTAGCATCTGGTTCACAAGTTTTATGTATTTCTCATTTACCTCAAGTAGCTGCCATGGCAGATACTCATTTGTTTATTTCAAAGGTTATTACTGGAGGAAGAACAAAAACTTATGTAACATCATTGAATGTTGAAGAGAAGATTAAAGAAATTGGCAGAATGATTTCTGGAGCGGAAATTACCGATCTTACGAAGAAACACGCTGAAGAATTAATATTTTTAGCAGGTGAAAATAAAAAAACTTGAAAAGCTATCCAATAAGGGTAGCTTTTTTATGTTAAACCGAGTTATAAATGCTTGTCAAGGAGGCAAAATTAAAGATGTAGCCATTTCTTCAAAGTTGTGAAAAGAAGCGAGGAGAGTGAAAAATTTGAAGTTAGACATAATTAGAAAGATTATTGGTGGAATTCTCCTTGTTTCATTAATTAGCCTTATCTTTTTTCAGCCTATACAGCAGTACATTGCAATACCAAAAACCATTACAGTTTTTGAAGGTCAAGATTACACGTTTAAAAAGGCTGCCCCGGTATCAGCCGCTATACAATCTCGCAACTCAAATATCACACTTGCTCAGGAAAAACATGCAGTATCGGTAAAGGCAACAGAAAAAGGGAAAAACGAAATGCTTCTAGAATTTGCTGGTATCCCTATAAAAAAGGTCGATGTACATGTTTTAAAGGATTTTCGTGTCATTCCCGGTGGTCAATCAATTGGTGTAAAACTAAATACAGTAGGTGTCTTAGTGGTCGGACACCATTTAATCAATACAGCAAATGGAAAAAAATCACCTGGTGATATTGCAGGAATCAAAGTTGGAGACATTATTACAGAAATAAATGGGAACAAAATTGAAAAAATGACAGATGTTGCACCTTTTGTTCAAACAGCTGGACAGGATGGAAAAGCTCTTGATATGGTTATTAGTAGAGAAAGTGGGAAATTTACGACAAAACTTACTCCTTTAAAAGATAAAGGAGAAAACACTTATAAGCTTGGTTTATATATCAGGGATTCAGCAGCAGGAATTGGGACCATGACCTTTGTTCATCCACAATCTAAAAAATATGGTGCCCTAGGACATGTCATCTCAGACATGGATACAAAAAAGCCAATTGTCGTTGAAGATGGACAAATTGTCCGTTCTACCGTTACCTCTATTGAGAAGGGAAGTAATGGGGATCCAGGAGAAAAACTTGCACGTTTCTCTTCTGATCGTGAAATTGTTGGAAATATCCAAAAAAACAGTCCCTTTGGTATTTTTGGAGAGCTAAATAAAGATTTAAAAAATGGAATCATGGATAAACCGCTGCCAATAGCATTATCCCATCAGGTGAAAGAAGGACCTGCAAAAATCTTAACAGTGGTCAACGATGACCGAGTAGAAGAATTTAACATAGAGATAGTTAGTACAATTCCGCAAAAGTTTCCAGCAACTAAGGGCATGGTGATAAAAGTAACGGACCCTAAGCTTCTTGAAAAGACCGGAGGAATCGTGCAAGGAATGAGTGGAAGTCCGATTATTCAAGATGGAAAGCTTGTTGGTGCCGTAACACATGTCTTTGTGAATGATCCTACCTCTGGATATGGTGTTCATATTGAGTGGATGCTAAATGAAGCTGGAATTAACATATACGAAACACCAAAGAATAAAGCAAGTTAAATTAGAAAATAATCGTTCTCTTCCGCGATTATATATAGTGTCACCCTTCTTGAGCGAAATAGGTAATCCTCCTATTTTGCTTCTTCTTTTGTTCAGGCTGTGTTAAAGAACTGTGTTGATATTTACACCCTGTTGATTGGAGTGGAAGGCACGAAGACTCCTGTGGGAGTGTGGTTCAGGGGAGACCCCGCAGGCGCAAGCGCCGAGGAGGCTCGCCGAAACACCCACGAACCGCTCGTGCCTGGAGCGGAAATCAACAGACAAGTTTAACAGTGCCTTGTTTAAAAATTTTTCGACAAAAATCTGTTAATTGTTGGAAAATATGCGAATTTAGTCGAATAGGCGAGAAAAACAGAGAAAAGATAAGATTTTATCACTATTTTAAGAAATATTAAAAAAATGAGAGGAATTTTTGTTGCATTGTCGAATTTGTAATTTAGAATAGAATTTAGAGACTACAGACATTAAGAAAAATGAAATAGAGAATTGAACAGATTGAGGGAGGAACTGGAATTGAAGAAAATCAAAGTTTGTGTCGTTGATGATAATAGGGAATTAGTTGGATTATTAGAGGACTACATTTCGTCCCAAGATGATATGGAAGTTGAAGGGATTGCTCATAATGGACAAGAATGCTTGGAGATGTTAGCTTCTGTTGATCCAGATGTTCTTGTTTTGGATATTATTATGCCGCATCTTGATGGTTTGGCTGTCCTTGAACGCCTGCGTGAACTAAAAAAAGGATCACTTCCAAATGTAATCATGCTGACTGCCTTTGGACAGGAAGATGTAACAAAAAAAGCTGTTGAACTGGGAGCGTCTTATTTTATTTTGAAACCATTTGATATGGAGAACTTAGGCAGCCATATTCGTCAGGTAAGTGGTAATGCAAGTGCATTTACCCGTAAAATGCCAACAACCAGTTATCGTTCTCACTCTGAGCAAAAGCCAAAAAATTTAGATGCAAGTATTACTAGTATTATTCATGAAATTGGTGTTCCGGCGCATATTAAGGGATATTTATATTTGCGGGAAGCAATTTCCATGGTATATAACGATATCGAGTTATTAGGATCCATTACAAAAGTATTGTACCCAGACATCGCAAAAAAATATAACACAACAGCAAGTCGTGTTGAACGTGCCATTCGTCATGCCATTGAAGTGGCTTGGAGTCGCGGCAATATCGACTCCATTTCTTCATTGTTTGGCTATACAGTCAGTATGTCAAAGGCAAAGCCGACCAATAGTGAATTTATTGCCATGGTTGCAGATAAACTTCGTTTGGAGCATAAGGCTTCTTGAAGGGGTGAGGAATAACCTTACCTAAGCCCAACCATAAGAAAGACCAATGAATGTTCATTGGTCTTTTATTTATGATTAGAAAGCACTCCCTAATTTTTTGGAAATCTGATAATATAAAGAATGCATGAACTAGCCTTCATATTACATACGTTTTTGGTGCTGAAAGGATGTAAAACCTCTTGTTTGAAACATTACTGTTGAATTTCCTATTTATACTTTTACCAGTTGTCATTTTTTTAATCTTCTTTGAAAATAGGCCCAATTCTTTCAACAAAATAATCCTTATTTTTCTGTCAACAGTAACTATGGTTCTTTGTATGACCATCCCAATTAAATTGAAAGTTGGATTTAATGTTGATTTGCGGTACATTCCAATTATTATTGTCTCCCTTTTTGGAGGTTACAAAAAGGTATTTCCTTTATATGTAGTATTAAATATATATCGTTATTATTTAGGTGGAGATGGAATCCTTCAATCATTTATATATTCTACGGGTGTATTTATTCTTTTACCTGCTTTTAGTAAACGGTTTATTCAATTAAGTTCTAAAAGGAGAATTTCTTCTGCAGCATTGGTTTCATTCCTGAATGTAGGGGTGTATCTCATAAGCTTAAGTTTTTATTTTAATTCTTTAAATAGGGAATTTTGGACTCTTACATTTTATACCCTGACAACCTACACAGGAATGATGATCATCATTATGGTCTTAATAGAGCAAATAATTACAAATTCAAAAAATC comes from the Neobacillus sp. PS2-9 genome and includes:
- a CDS encoding Asp23/Gls24 family envelope stress response protein — its product is MSEFSVLEMDQGNNGHGKIEIAPEVIEVIAGIAAAEVEGVAGMRGNFATGVVERLGKKNHGKGVKVELTETGIKVDVYCMMKFGVSIPSVAGKVQDNIRQALLNMTALDAEEVNIHVVGIQFENQKHEPEVDQEV
- the nusB gene encoding transcription antitermination factor NusB; translation: MKRRTAREKALQALFQIDVSNTDPSLAIEHVLEGEMGDEYLSNLVIGVVEHKEEIDKLIIENLEKWSMDRLATVDRNLLRIATYELKFYRNEVPENVILDEAIEIAKIYGDDQSSKFINGVLSKVKQTLLAN
- the folD gene encoding bifunctional methylenetetrahydrofolate dehydrogenase/methenyltetrahydrofolate cyclohydrolase FolD is translated as MTATIINGKEIAEKKRVEIAEEVKWIKRQGVTPGLAVILVGNDHASRTYVTNKEKACKQLGMKSLLIEMHEEVSEEELLLKISELNEDPEVHGILVQLPLPKHIDEKKVIESISPLKDVDGFHPINIGRMMTGQNAFLPCTPYGIMVLLEEAGISIPGKHVVVVGRSNIVGKPVGQLFLNQHATVTYCHSKTRDLKLHTNQADILVAAVGIPNFIKAEHVKDNAVVIDVGINRNEAGKLCGDVAFDEVSKKAGYITPVPKGVGPMTITMLMYNTLKSAAESLNRNK
- the xseA gene encoding exodeoxyribonuclease VII large subunit, with product MQEQRYLSVNALTKYIKRKFDADPHLRDIHVRGEISNFKQHSSGHMYFTLKDEKARILAVMFSSQSRLMKFAPENGMKVIVKGDISVYEPSGQYQIYIKEMRPEGIGELFLAYEQLKQRLDAEGLFAAETKKPIPMYPRTVGVITSPTGAAIRDVITTIKRRYPIANILVFPALVQGENAAPSIVKAIEKANTMNEIDVLIVGRGGGSIEELWAFNEEITARAIFLSKIPIISAVGHETDFTIADFVADLRAPTPTGAAELAVPHIDELMDRILQRQTRLLRAMKGKFQFENERLHRAKKSYAFRYPHRLYEQKLEQVDKLTEMLVRGTSRLSLIKKGQYELLHKRLQRNHPREMILESTSRLERSQKEMDRSMMQILTTKKNDFNRVLSTLQALSPLKIMERGYSLAYSEDNRLVKSVKQVSVNELVQIQLTDGSLFCKVENIKGSEKSDK
- a CDS encoding exodeoxyribonuclease VII small subunit → MTNEKKLSFEDAMTKLEQIVDKLEEGDVPLEEAILFYKEGMELSKLCHDKLKSVEEQLTQIITEDGRKENFSIEGEE
- a CDS encoding farnesyl diphosphate synthase — encoded protein: METRALETFAQEYKQLLEDELRRLVEKLKAPPIIKESMIYSLEAGGKRIRPLLLFATLDAFGMNPKKGLLAAAAIEMIHTYSLIHDDLPSMDNDDLRRGKPTNHKVFGDAIAILAGDALLTYSFEVISQLPTDVFSAATKLKLVVELAKASGTEGMVGGQVADMEGEAKSLTLQELEYIHIHKTGKLLGFSVLAGGIMAGANQEQLHNLSRFAHHLGLAFQIQDDILDLVGNEEIIGKPVGSDTTNLKSTYPQLLTMEGARTALKDQITSAKENLERTGLNTQLLREITDLVASRDH